From the Lolium rigidum isolate FL_2022 chromosome 2, APGP_CSIRO_Lrig_0.1, whole genome shotgun sequence genome, one window contains:
- the LOC124691287 gene encoding beta-fructofuranosidase, insoluble isoenzyme 7-like, whose translation MAGLRLAVVAFHLCLLLSSSSSLRRLYDEAGSTPRHDRSRTAYHFQPAKNWQNDPNGPMYHNGMYHFFYQYNPHGATWGNGNLSWGHSVSVDLINWTALDTALDPDSPFDANGCWSGSATILPDGNPAMLYTGIDAAGNQVQNVAFPKNASDPLLRQWVKPDYNPVIPLPKDVVHDNFRDPSTAWRGRDGLWRVAVAAKVNVSVGSTLIYRSKDFRRWERNAAPLYKSTAAGMVECPDLFPVAEPGAQNGLNCAPSNGAARHVLKLSVMATTQDYYVVGRYDDTADTFEAADADNDSRTWRRLDYGHVYASKTFFDARKNRRVLWGWANESDTEADYVARGWSGVQTVPRKIWLDIDGKQLLQWPIKEIETLRKKKVGFQGTNVNSGSVNEIIGVAGSQADVEVVFKIPTLEGAENIEPNELLDPQKLCGKKGASMRGGIGPFGLLVLASGDLQEHTSVFFSVFKHDGKYKVLMCTDLTRSTTRADVYKPSYGGFVDMDIKETKSISLRTLIDHSVVESFGGGGRACITARVYPEHVEMSNSHLYMFNNGTTMVKVSKAEAWEMATATMNVAGDG comes from the exons ATGGCCGGACTCCGTCTGGCCGTGGTCGCCTTCCATCTTTGCCTCCtcctctcgtcgtcgtcctccctcCGCCGGCTCTACGACGAGGCAGGGAGCACGCCACGCCATGACAGGAGCAGGACCGCCTACCACTTCCAGCCTGCCAAGAACTGGCAGAACG ATCCGAATG GGCCGATGTACCACAACGGCATGTACCACTTCTTCTACCAGTACAACCCACACGGCGCCACCTGGGGCAACGGCAACCTCTCCTGGGGCCACTCCGTCTCCGTCGACCTCATCAACTGGACCGCCCTCGACACCGCCCTTGACCCCGATTCCCCATTTGACGCCAACGGCTGCTGGTCTGGCTCCGCGACCATCCTTCCCGACGGCAACCCGGCCATGCTCTACACTGGCATCGACGCCGCCGGCAACCAAGTCCAGAACGTGGCCTTCCCTAAGAACGCCTCCGACCCACTTCTCCGCCAGTGGGTGAAGCCTGACTACAATCCCGTCATCCCGCTCCCCAAGGACGTCGTGCACGACAACTTCCGTGACCCCTCCACGGCGTGGCGCGGCCGTGATGGCCTCTGGCGCGTGGCCGTTGCGGCCAAGGTCAACGTCTCTGTGGGGTCGACGCTCATCTACCGGAGCAAGGACTTCCGGCGCTGGGAGCGGAACGCCGCGCCACTGTACAAGTCGACCGCCGCCGGCATGGTGGAGTGCCCGGACCTGTTCCCAGTGGCGGAGCCTGGTGCACAGAACGGGCTCAACTGCGCACCCTCGAACGGGGCGGCGAGGCACGTGCTAAAGTTGAGCGTGATGGCCACAACCCAGGACTACTACGTGGTGGGGCGGTACGACGACACCGCGGACACCTTCGAGGCGGCCGACGCCGACAACGACAGCCGGACCTGGCGCCGCCTCGACTACGGCCACGTGTACGCGTCCAAGACCTTCTTCGACGCGCGCAAGAACAGGCGCGTGCTCTGGGGCTGGGCTAACGAGTCCGACACGGAGGCCGACTATGTCGCCAGGGGTTGGTCTGGCGTCCAGACGGTCCCGAGGAAGATCTGGCTGGACATCGATGGGAAGCAGCTGCTGCAGTGGCCGATCAAGGAGATCGAGAcgctgaggaagaagaaggttggGTTCCAAGGAACGAATGTTAACTCAGGCAGCGTGAACGAGATCATTGGAGTTGCGGGCTCGCAGGCGgacgtggaggtcgtcttcaagaTCCCGACCCTGGAGGGAGCCGAGAACATTGAGCCAAATGAGCTGTTGGACCCGCAAAAGCTATGCGGCAAGAAGGGTGCGTCAATGCGGGGTGGCATCGGCCCATTCGGGCTGCTCGTCCTGGCCTCGGGCGATCTGCAGGAGCACACCTCCGTCTTCTTCAGTGTGTTCAAGCATGATGGCAAGTACAAGGTTCTCATGTGCACCGACCTCACAAG ATCGACTACGAGAGCCGACGTATACAAGCCGTCGTACGGAGGGTTCGTGGACATGGACATCAAGGAGACCAAGAGCATATCGCTCAGAACATTG ATTGATCACTCAGTGGTGGAGAGCTTTGGCGGCGGGGGACGAGCGTGCATCACAGCACGGGTGTACCCGGAGCACGTGGAGATGAGCAACAGCCACTTGTACATGTTCAACAACGGAACCACCATGGTGAAGGTGTCCAAGGCCGAGGCTTGGGAGATGGCTACAGCGACCATGAACGTTGCGGGCGACGGATGA